From Rhineura floridana isolate rRhiFlo1 chromosome 5, rRhiFlo1.hap2, whole genome shotgun sequence, a single genomic window includes:
- the MSANTD4 gene encoding myb/SANT-like DNA-binding domain-containing protein 4, with amino-acid sequence MKQLKRKRKSNFSVQETQTLLKEIRKRREVLFSKQLNTTINEMKRKAWEEIAECVNAVGEGEQRTGTEVKRRYLDWRALMKRKRLNTNIKLVGAGFHLPSSDLDDSLNEDIDEKMGFPNESVFEWQSITDFREAGGSLTEIKVEEEEEDPQNFEFPIEEEEEILSSVLPDSKKENDLPDFTHIEEFGNLSSAQARLAYEDSHLLISLEKQKLELEKQRLDIEAERLQVEKERLQIEKERLRHIDLEHERLQLEKERLQIEREKLRLEALHAEKPVLENDPSQSPALQPLDLETEKLKIEKERLQLEKERLQFLKFESEKLQIEKERLQVEKERLRIQREGHLQ; translated from the exons ATGAAACAactaaaaaggaaaaggaaaagcaattTTAGTGTTCAGGAAACTCAAACACTTCTTAAAGAAATTCGCAAAAGGAGAGAAGTGCTTTTTTCTAAACAACTAAATACAACCATTAATGAGATGAAGCGGAAGGCTTGGGAAGAAATAGCAGAATGTGTGAATGCTGTTGGTGAAGGAGAGCAAAGGACAGGGACAGAAGTCAAAAGGCGATACCTCGATTGGAGGGCCCTTATGAAACGGAAACGACTAAATACCAACATAAAGCTTGTGGGTGCTGGTTTTCACCTTCCTTCGTCTGATTTGGATGATTCTCTCAATGAAGATATTGATGAGAAAATGGGATTTCCAAATGAATCTGTTTTTGAATGGCAGAGTATCACAGACTTCAGAGAAGCAGGCGGATCTTTAACTGAAATCAAagtggaagaagaggaggaggatccGCAGAATTTTGAA TTTCCtattgaggaagaggaggagattttGTCCTCAGTGTTGCCAGATTCTAAAAAGGAAAACGACCTTCCCGATTTCACTCATATTGAAGAGTTTGGAAATCTAAGCTCTGCTCAAGCTAGACTGGCCTATGAAGATTCTCATTTGCTGATTAGCCTGGAGAAACAAAAGCTAGAGTTAGAGAAACAGCGACTGGATATTGAAGCAGAACGCCTGCAAGTTGAGAAGGAGCGCCTGCAGATCGAAAAAGAGCGGTTGCGGCACATTGACCTGGAACATGAGAGGCTTCAGCTGGAAAAGGAGAGATTACAAATTGAGCGAGAGAAACTGAGGCTTGAGGCTCTACATGCTGAAAAACCTGTCCTGGAAAATGATCCCAGCCAGTCACCTGCCTTGCAACCTCTGGATCTAGAAACAGAAAAACTGAAAATTGAAAAGGAGCGCTTGCAGCTCGAGAAGGAGAGGCTGCAGTTCCTGAAGTTTGAATCGGAGAAATTGCAGATTGAAAAAGAACGCTTGCAAGTGGAGAAGGAGCGCCTTCGAATTCAAAGGGAAGGGCACTTGCAATGA